In Balaenoptera acutorostrata chromosome 19, mBalAcu1.1, whole genome shotgun sequence, the following proteins share a genomic window:
- the LOC103010941 gene encoding zinc finger protein OZF-like isoform X3, translated as MVAAAFMVPGQGHVIFEDVAVSFSQEEWGLLNDAQRLLYCDVMLENLSLIASLGCWRAVGTEEAASEQCVSVEQVTQDRNPNPDLSILKTLTSDTGALGEKDVLYLAEHQGVHPGLKPSSSGACGKMFTSHLQQHQKQPSGEKHLRREENGALLVTSCQVFLPNNMFACGEVEKAFLGSLGFPQHQPSQDGQHPRRSRQSREVSHPGQGHYECSECGKAFSKKYKFTEHLRVHTGEKPYGCSDCGKFFRLRGGLSHHRRVHTGEKPFHCSKCGKVFIYKCKLVQHQRVHTGERPYECNECGKAYARKDSLVQHQKVHTGEKPHKCSECGKLFLYRNKLLVHQRIHTGEKPFKCTECGKSFSYKTSLIIHQRTHTGERPHMCSECGKAYVNKKSLIVHQRIHNGEKVYGCKKCGNFFISSFALNKHQNVHTAQRRYECSECGKAFKRKIRLAEHQRIHTGERPYECNECGKAFKLKNTLVSHRNVHTRAKPFQCSDCGKPYSNKTSLVVHQRIHTGVKPFQCNECGKPYSYRTSLIVHQRIHTGERPYECSSLYVAPSS; from the exons GGCCATGTGATCTTTGAGGATGTGGCTGTGTCCTTCTCCCAGGAGGAGTGGGGTCTCCTTAACGATGCTCAGAGACTCCTCTACTGTGACGTGATGCTGGAGAACCTGTCACTTATAGCCTCCCTGG GGTGTTGGCGTGCAGTAGGTACTGAGGAGGCTGCTTCTGAACAATGTGTTTCTGTAGAACAAGTCACACAAGACAGGAATCCAAATCCAGACCTATCTATCCTGAAGACTCTTACTTCAGATACAGGTGCCCTGGGAGAGAAAGACGTTTTGTACCTGGCTGAGCACCAAGGAGTGCATCCTGGGCTGAAACCGTCCTCTTCTGGGGCTTGTGGGAAAATGTTCACTTCTCACCTACAACAGCACCAGAAGCAGCCCAGTGGAGAGAAACACCTCAGAAGGGAAGAGAACGGGGCCTTGCTTGTGACGAGCTGCCAAGTCTTTTTACCCAACAATATGTTCGCATGTGGAGAGGTTGAGAAGGCTTTCCTAGGCAGCTTGGGCTTTCCCCAGCACCAGCCCTCCCAAGATGGACAGCATCCACGTAGAAGCAGGCAGAGCAGGGAGGTCTCTCACCCTGGGCAAGGGCATTACGAGTGCAGCGAATGTGGCAAAGCCTTCAGTAAGAAGTATAAATTCACTGAGCACCTgagagttcacactggagaaaaacctTATGGGTGCAGCGACTGCGGGAAGTTCTTCAGACTCAGGGGGGGTCTTTCTCATCATCGGAGAGTTCACACAGGAGAAAAACCTTTTCATTGCAGTAAATGTGGGAAAGTCTTCATCTACAAATGTAAACTTGTTCAGCACCAAagagttcacactggagaaagacCCTATGagtgtaatgaatgtgggaaagcctatGCCCGCAAGGATTCACTTGTCCAGCACCAAAAggtccacactggagagaaacctcataaatgcagtgaatgtgggaagcTCTTCCTTTACAGAAATAAACTTCTTGTGCACCAGAGGATCCATACTGGAGAAAAGCCTTTTAAGTGCACCGAATGTGGGAAGTCCTTCAGTTATAAAACCAGTCTTATTATCCACCAGAGAAcccacactggagaaaggcctcaTATGTGCAGTGAGTGTGGGAAAGCCTATGTCAACAAAAAAAGTCTTATTGTACACCAGAGAATTCACAATGGAGAAAAAGTTTACGGGTGTAAGAAATGTGGGAACTTCTTTATAAGCAGCTTTGCCCTCAATAAACACCAGAATGTTCACACTGCACAAAGGCGTTATGAGTGCAGCgaatgtgggaaagctttcaaGAGGAAAATCAGACTTGCTGAGCACCAGAGAATCCACACTGGAGAAAGACCCTATGagtgtaatgaatgtgggaaagccttcaagCTAAAGAATACACTTGTTAGCCACCGAAATGTCCACACTAGAGCAAAGCCTTTTCAGTGCAGTGACTGTGGGAAGCCCTACAGTAACAAAACAAGTCTTGTTGTCCACCAGAGAATCCACACTGGAGTAAAGCCTTTTCAGTGCAATGAATGTGGGAAGCCTTACAGTTACAGAACAAGTCTTATTGTCCACCAGAGAAtccacactggagaaaggccttatgagtgtaGTTCTTTGTATGTAGCTCCAAGCtcataa
- the LOC103010941 gene encoding zinc finger protein 549-like isoform X1, with product MGLFFCFFFVFFSRIIRELQLGCATKVPMVAAAFMVPGQGHVIFEDVAVSFSQEEWGLLNDAQRLLYCDVMLENLSLIASLGCWRAVGTEEAASEQCVSVEQVTQDRNPNPDLSILKTLTSDTGALGEKDVLYLAEHQGVHPGLKPSSSGACGKMFTSHLQQHQKQPSGEKHLRREENGALLVTSCQVFLPNNMFACGEVEKAFLGSLGFPQHQPSQDGQHPRRSRQSREVSHPGQGHYECSECGKAFSKKYKFTEHLRVHTGEKPYGCSDCGKFFRLRGGLSHHRRVHTGEKPFHCSKCGKVFIYKCKLVQHQRVHTGERPYECNECGKAYARKDSLVQHQKVHTGEKPHKCSECGKLFLYRNKLLVHQRIHTGEKPFKCTECGKSFSYKTSLIIHQRTHTGERPHMCSECGKAYVNKKSLIVHQRIHNGEKVYGCKKCGNFFISSFALNKHQNVHTAQRRYECSECGKAFKRKIRLAEHQRIHTGERPYECNECGKAFKLKNTLVSHRNVHTRAKPFQCSDCGKPYSNKTSLVVHQRIHTGVKPFQCNECGKPYSYRTSLIVHQRIHTGERPYECSSLYVAPSS from the exons GGCCATGTGATCTTTGAGGATGTGGCTGTGTCCTTCTCCCAGGAGGAGTGGGGTCTCCTTAACGATGCTCAGAGACTCCTCTACTGTGACGTGATGCTGGAGAACCTGTCACTTATAGCCTCCCTGG GGTGTTGGCGTGCAGTAGGTACTGAGGAGGCTGCTTCTGAACAATGTGTTTCTGTAGAACAAGTCACACAAGACAGGAATCCAAATCCAGACCTATCTATCCTGAAGACTCTTACTTCAGATACAGGTGCCCTGGGAGAGAAAGACGTTTTGTACCTGGCTGAGCACCAAGGAGTGCATCCTGGGCTGAAACCGTCCTCTTCTGGGGCTTGTGGGAAAATGTTCACTTCTCACCTACAACAGCACCAGAAGCAGCCCAGTGGAGAGAAACACCTCAGAAGGGAAGAGAACGGGGCCTTGCTTGTGACGAGCTGCCAAGTCTTTTTACCCAACAATATGTTCGCATGTGGAGAGGTTGAGAAGGCTTTCCTAGGCAGCTTGGGCTTTCCCCAGCACCAGCCCTCCCAAGATGGACAGCATCCACGTAGAAGCAGGCAGAGCAGGGAGGTCTCTCACCCTGGGCAAGGGCATTACGAGTGCAGCGAATGTGGCAAAGCCTTCAGTAAGAAGTATAAATTCACTGAGCACCTgagagttcacactggagaaaaacctTATGGGTGCAGCGACTGCGGGAAGTTCTTCAGACTCAGGGGGGGTCTTTCTCATCATCGGAGAGTTCACACAGGAGAAAAACCTTTTCATTGCAGTAAATGTGGGAAAGTCTTCATCTACAAATGTAAACTTGTTCAGCACCAAagagttcacactggagaaagacCCTATGagtgtaatgaatgtgggaaagcctatGCCCGCAAGGATTCACTTGTCCAGCACCAAAAggtccacactggagagaaacctcataaatgcagtgaatgtgggaagcTCTTCCTTTACAGAAATAAACTTCTTGTGCACCAGAGGATCCATACTGGAGAAAAGCCTTTTAAGTGCACCGAATGTGGGAAGTCCTTCAGTTATAAAACCAGTCTTATTATCCACCAGAGAAcccacactggagaaaggcctcaTATGTGCAGTGAGTGTGGGAAAGCCTATGTCAACAAAAAAAGTCTTATTGTACACCAGAGAATTCACAATGGAGAAAAAGTTTACGGGTGTAAGAAATGTGGGAACTTCTTTATAAGCAGCTTTGCCCTCAATAAACACCAGAATGTTCACACTGCACAAAGGCGTTATGAGTGCAGCgaatgtgggaaagctttcaaGAGGAAAATCAGACTTGCTGAGCACCAGAGAATCCACACTGGAGAAAGACCCTATGagtgtaatgaatgtgggaaagccttcaagCTAAAGAATACACTTGTTAGCCACCGAAATGTCCACACTAGAGCAAAGCCTTTTCAGTGCAGTGACTGTGGGAAGCCCTACAGTAACAAAACAAGTCTTGTTGTCCACCAGAGAATCCACACTGGAGTAAAGCCTTTTCAGTGCAATGAATGTGGGAAGCCTTACAGTTACAGAACAAGTCTTATTGTCCACCAGAGAAtccacactggagaaaggccttatgagtgtaGTTCTTTGTATGTAGCTCCAAGCtcataa
- the LOC103010941 gene encoding zinc finger protein OZF-like isoform X2, whose amino-acid sequence MSTNAVQDPAQVPMVAAAFMVPGQGHVIFEDVAVSFSQEEWGLLNDAQRLLYCDVMLENLSLIASLGCWRAVGTEEAASEQCVSVEQVTQDRNPNPDLSILKTLTSDTGALGEKDVLYLAEHQGVHPGLKPSSSGACGKMFTSHLQQHQKQPSGEKHLRREENGALLVTSCQVFLPNNMFACGEVEKAFLGSLGFPQHQPSQDGQHPRRSRQSREVSHPGQGHYECSECGKAFSKKYKFTEHLRVHTGEKPYGCSDCGKFFRLRGGLSHHRRVHTGEKPFHCSKCGKVFIYKCKLVQHQRVHTGERPYECNECGKAYARKDSLVQHQKVHTGEKPHKCSECGKLFLYRNKLLVHQRIHTGEKPFKCTECGKSFSYKTSLIIHQRTHTGERPHMCSECGKAYVNKKSLIVHQRIHNGEKVYGCKKCGNFFISSFALNKHQNVHTAQRRYECSECGKAFKRKIRLAEHQRIHTGERPYECNECGKAFKLKNTLVSHRNVHTRAKPFQCSDCGKPYSNKTSLVVHQRIHTGVKPFQCNECGKPYSYRTSLIVHQRIHTGERPYECSSLYVAPSS is encoded by the exons GGCCATGTGATCTTTGAGGATGTGGCTGTGTCCTTCTCCCAGGAGGAGTGGGGTCTCCTTAACGATGCTCAGAGACTCCTCTACTGTGACGTGATGCTGGAGAACCTGTCACTTATAGCCTCCCTGG GGTGTTGGCGTGCAGTAGGTACTGAGGAGGCTGCTTCTGAACAATGTGTTTCTGTAGAACAAGTCACACAAGACAGGAATCCAAATCCAGACCTATCTATCCTGAAGACTCTTACTTCAGATACAGGTGCCCTGGGAGAGAAAGACGTTTTGTACCTGGCTGAGCACCAAGGAGTGCATCCTGGGCTGAAACCGTCCTCTTCTGGGGCTTGTGGGAAAATGTTCACTTCTCACCTACAACAGCACCAGAAGCAGCCCAGTGGAGAGAAACACCTCAGAAGGGAAGAGAACGGGGCCTTGCTTGTGACGAGCTGCCAAGTCTTTTTACCCAACAATATGTTCGCATGTGGAGAGGTTGAGAAGGCTTTCCTAGGCAGCTTGGGCTTTCCCCAGCACCAGCCCTCCCAAGATGGACAGCATCCACGTAGAAGCAGGCAGAGCAGGGAGGTCTCTCACCCTGGGCAAGGGCATTACGAGTGCAGCGAATGTGGCAAAGCCTTCAGTAAGAAGTATAAATTCACTGAGCACCTgagagttcacactggagaaaaacctTATGGGTGCAGCGACTGCGGGAAGTTCTTCAGACTCAGGGGGGGTCTTTCTCATCATCGGAGAGTTCACACAGGAGAAAAACCTTTTCATTGCAGTAAATGTGGGAAAGTCTTCATCTACAAATGTAAACTTGTTCAGCACCAAagagttcacactggagaaagacCCTATGagtgtaatgaatgtgggaaagcctatGCCCGCAAGGATTCACTTGTCCAGCACCAAAAggtccacactggagagaaacctcataaatgcagtgaatgtgggaagcTCTTCCTTTACAGAAATAAACTTCTTGTGCACCAGAGGATCCATACTGGAGAAAAGCCTTTTAAGTGCACCGAATGTGGGAAGTCCTTCAGTTATAAAACCAGTCTTATTATCCACCAGAGAAcccacactggagaaaggcctcaTATGTGCAGTGAGTGTGGGAAAGCCTATGTCAACAAAAAAAGTCTTATTGTACACCAGAGAATTCACAATGGAGAAAAAGTTTACGGGTGTAAGAAATGTGGGAACTTCTTTATAAGCAGCTTTGCCCTCAATAAACACCAGAATGTTCACACTGCACAAAGGCGTTATGAGTGCAGCgaatgtgggaaagctttcaaGAGGAAAATCAGACTTGCTGAGCACCAGAGAATCCACACTGGAGAAAGACCCTATGagtgtaatgaatgtgggaaagccttcaagCTAAAGAATACACTTGTTAGCCACCGAAATGTCCACACTAGAGCAAAGCCTTTTCAGTGCAGTGACTGTGGGAAGCCCTACAGTAACAAAACAAGTCTTGTTGTCCACCAGAGAATCCACACTGGAGTAAAGCCTTTTCAGTGCAATGAATGTGGGAAGCCTTACAGTTACAGAACAAGTCTTATTGTCCACCAGAGAAtccacactggagaaaggccttatgagtgtaGTTCTTTGTATGTAGCTCCAAGCtcataa